The Schistocerca nitens isolate TAMUIC-IGC-003100 chromosome 6, iqSchNite1.1, whole genome shotgun sequence DNA segment CAGGAAGGCCATAAACTTGAAATTCAACCTAGGATTCCTATGGCTGTCACAAACGCAGTGTCATGGAGATCTGAGGGTATAAAGTACAGGAAGAACGAAGTATTTttggatgttattgaatctgttaaTTTGCTGGCAAATGCTAATGGAAACGTCCTCCGCAGTGAAATAGTGGGGGCAATAAAAATGAGGGTGTACTTATCTGGGATGCCAGAGTTGAGACTTGGATTGAATGATAAAGTTCTTTTTGAGAGCACAGGCAGAGGTAAATCGAAGTCAGTAGAGCTGGAAGATGTCAAATTTCACCAGTGTGTTCGTTTATCCAGGTTTGAGAATGATCGTACAATATCTTTCATTCCTCCAGATGGAGAATTTGAATTGATGTCTTATCGTTTAAATACACATGTGAAGCCATTAATTTGGATTGAATCTGTTATTGAAAGGCATGCACACAGTCGGGTAGAATATATGATTAAAGCAAAGTCACAGTTCAAAAGGAGATCCACTGCAAATAATGTTGAAATTGTTATTCCTGTGCCTGCTGATGCAGATTCACCAAAATTCAAGACAACGATAGGGAGTGTGAAGTATGCTCCAGAGCAGAATGCCATCACCTGGACTGTCAAATCATTTCCTGGTGGTAAAGAATATCTCATGCGTGCACATTTTGGTCTTCCAAGTGTTGAAGGCGAAGATGTTGAAGGAAAGCCTCCTATTCAAGTCAAATTTGAAATTCCATATTTTACAACTTCTGGAATACAAGTACGTTATCTTAAGATAATTGAAAAGAGTGGTTACCAAGCTCTCCCTTGGGTTAGGTATATAACTCAGAATGGTGATTACCAACTTCGTACAAACTGAATTCTTTCATGTTTAATTTATGACAGCTAAGTTTTATGTGAAGAAAACTGTTGTGTGAATGGATAACACTGTTATGTATCTGTTAaaactttgtaaatattttttttgaaaGATCTATATTCCATATTGTGAACTTATATTCTGGAGATGAAATTTAGACAGTGAGAGAATTTCATAACTGTTGCGGTACTTGATGTTTCATTAATTTTATGCAAATCAATGCACATGATCTTGTAAAGATATTGCACTTCGCCATTAACTGAGTGTGCATTTAGTACTACA contains these protein-coding regions:
- the LOC126263141 gene encoding AP-1 complex subunit mu-1; this translates as MSSSSVYILDVKGKVLISRNYRGDIDLGVIEKFMPLLMEKEEEGMLTPILQTTECTFAYIKYNNLYIVSTTKKNANIALVFVFLHKIVQVMIEYFKELEEESIRDNFVVIYELLDELIDFGYPQTTDSKILQEYITQEGHKLEIQPRIPMAVTNAVSWRSEGIKYRKNEVFLDVIESVNLLANANGNVLRSEIVGAIKMRVYLSGMPELRLGLNDKVLFESTGRGKSKSVELEDVKFHQCVRLSRFENDRTISFIPPDGEFELMSYRLNTHVKPLIWIESVIERHAHSRVEYMIKAKSQFKRRSTANNVEIVIPVPADADSPKFKTTIGSVKYAPEQNAITWTVKSFPGGKEYLMRAHFGLPSVEGEDVEGKPPIQVKFEIPYFTTSGIQVRYLKIIEKSGYQALPWVRYITQNGDYQLRTN